GAGCGCCGCGAACCCCAGGGCGAGATCCGGATCCGCGGCGCGCGCGAACACAACCTCGCGAACCTCGACGTCTCGATCCCGACCGGCTGTTTCACCGCGATCACAGGAGTGTCGGGCTCCGGGAAGTCCACACTGATGCACGACGTGCTCTATAAGGGCCTCGTCCGCGAGATGAACGACAACCGGACTGTGGACCCCGGCGAGCACGACGCCATCGAACACGAGGACATCGAGACCGCGAGGCTGATCGACCAGTCGCCGATCGGTCGCACGCCGCGTTCGAACCCCGCGACCTACACCGGCGTGTTCGACCACGTCCGCGAGCGGTTCGCGAGCACCAACCTCGCCAAACAGCGCGGCTACGAGAAAGGTCGCTTCTCCTTCAACGTCAAGGGCGGGCGGTGTGAGGCCTGTGGCGGCCAGGGCACCGTCAAGATCGAGATGAACTTCCTCTCGGACGTCCACGTGCCCTGCGAGGAGTGCGGCGGCGCGCGCTACAACGACGAGACCCTCGAAGTCGAGTTCAAGGGCAAGACCATCGCGGACGTGCTGGACATGAGCGTCGAGGAGGCCTACGAGTTCTTCGAGGCCGACACCCGACTCAAGCGCCGGCTCCAGCTCCTCCGCGACGTCGGCCTCGACTACATGCGCCTCGGCCAGCCCTCGACCACCCTTTCGGGGGGTGAGGCCCAGCGCGTCAAGCTCGCCGAGGAGCTCGGCAAGAAACAGACCGGCGACACCCTCTATCTCCTCGACGAACCCACCACGGGGCTCCACTCGGCCGACGAACGCAAACTCATCGGAGTGCTCCAGCGCCTCGTCGACAACGGCAACACCGTCGTCGTGATCGAACACGAACTCGACCTCGTCAAGAACGCCGACCACGTCATCGACCTCGGCCCCGAGGGCGGCGAACACGGTGGCGAGGTCGTCGCGGCCGACAGCCCGGAGGCCATCGCCCACAACGACGACTCCCACACCGGGCGCTACCTCAGGGACCTCCTCCCGACCGTGGAACTCGACGGACCCCGTTCGGACCGCCGCGTCAGCGCGGCGGGCGACGACTAGCCGGAACGAACCGGCTCACGACCCGCCGTTGCGGGCCCGCCAGAACCACCGCGAGAGCCGCGACCGAAGGTCGAGCCGGCGTTTCGCCATGATGACCGTGCCATCGGCCTCCAGCCCGACGGCTTCCGGGATCGCCCCGAACACCAGCCGCTGGAGGAGCCCCTCGCGGCTCGCCCCCACGACCGTGACGTCGTGGTCGGCCGAGAGCGAGACGATCGTCGGGACGACCTCGTTCCCCTCGACCACGTCGGTTTCGACGACCTCCGGCTCGACGAGGGCGGCCGTGGTCTCGACGGTACGTTCGGCTCGCTCCCGGTCGTCCGCGGACGCGCCCGGTGGCACGACCGAGACCACGCGAACGCGGGCGTCGTTCGCTTTCGCGAGGGCGTCGGCGACCTCGGCGGCGTACTCGGCGTGCGGGCCGCCCGCGGTGGGAACGAGGATCGACCCGACCGCGGTCGGCGGGCCGATCCGCTCGACGAGGACGTCACACGGTGCGTCGGTGGCGACCCGGTCGACGTTGCTCCCGAGCACGAAATCCCGGCGACGGCTCCGTCCGCGCCAGCCCAGCAGTATCTCGTCGACGTCGTCTTCCTCGGCCGTCGCGATGACCGCTTCGGCGACGTCGTGGCCGATCCTCACCGTCCCCCCGGCGGGAACCCCCGCCGCTTCGGCGGTCCCGATCGCGTCTTCGAGGTGCTCACGCTTCGTATCGACGAACTGTCGCCCCTCCTCGACCGGGGTCTGACGGGGCACCGTGACGACGCTCATCACCCGGATCTCGGCGTCGCGTTCGCGTGCGAGGTCAATCGCGGTTCGGAGGAGCCGGTCGGTCGTCTCGGGGTTGGCGAGCGGCACGAGGATCCGCCGCTCGCGCTCCTCGGGGGTCTCCTCCGCGAGCACCGTCGGGGTCTCCGCCTCGCGCTCTTCGGCCCGTTTGCCCTTCGAGTAGCCGTAGAACACCGCGAGGCCGAGGACCATCCAGACGGCGGTGACGGCGAGCGCGACGAGCCCCTCGTTGCTGGTGCCGATCCCGGCCGCTTCGAGACCGAGTTCGTAGATCAGGAAGGGCAAGAGCACGACCTGCGCGACGATCCCGACCAGCGCGGGCCAGGGCATGAACGGCACCGTGAAGGTGCGCTCCAGGTCCGGGTGGGTGGTCCGCATCCGTATCAGCGCCCAGTTGACCTGGACGAAGAGCAGGATGAACATGATGTCGGCCGAGGCCGCGACGCTCTCGATCGGGAGCGTGACCGACATCGCCACGATCAGCACCGTCGAGAGCAGGATGGCGATGTGGGGCGTGCGGCGCTCGGGGTGGATCCGCTCGAAGAACGCGGGGAGTTCCCGATTCCGTCCCATCGCGAACGACACCCGGCTCGACGAGTAGACGGTTGCGTTGAGCGCGCTCGACGTCGCCGCGATACCAGCGACGAGCAGGAGGAGCGCGCCGTAGGGCATGAACTGGTTGGCCGCCTCGACGATCCCCAGCTCCCCGAGGCCGCCGAGCGCCTGCCACGTCGGCGTGCCCGCGCTCACGCCCGCCATTCCCGCGATCTCCCGGGTGACGTCGATCCCGCCGATCACGACGAAGGCCACGAGGACGTAGATCGGGACGACGACCGCGAGCGAGTAGAACACCGCCTTCGGGACGTTCTTGCCGGGCTCTTTGACCTCCTCGCCGGACTGGACGATGATCTCGTAGCCCTCGAACGCGATGTAGGTGAAGCCCATCGCGCCGATGATCCCGAACACGCCGCCCGGTGCGAACGAGGGATTCGAGAGGAACTTCGCGGGCCAGTCGGGATTCGTGAAGGTGGCGTACGCACCGAAGACGATAAACAGCGCGAGGATGACGAGCTTGACCACCACGACCACCACCTCGGCGCGGCCCGTCTCCTCGGCTCCGCGGTAGTTGATGTAGCCGAAGCCGACCGCCATCAGCGCCGCCAGCAGGCGCTCGGCCAGCGAGTGGGTCAGGAAGCCGAAGAACACGAAGTCCTCGGTGAGCGGCGTCACGGTGACCAGGAACTCCGTGAAGTAGGTCCCGAAGGTTACGGCGTAGAGCGCGCACGCGACGGCGTGGGCGAACCAGCTCATCCATCCGGCGTAGAAGCCGTTGGGTTCGACGAGCGACTCCTCGACCCAGAGGTAGCCGCCGCCGGCCTCGGGGAACGCGCCACCGAGTTCGGCGTAGGACATCGCGGTGAACAGCGCCACGAACCCGTTGATCAGGAACGCCACCGTGAGCGCGGGCCCCGCGATCCCGGCGGCGAAGCCGGTGAGCGCGAAGATGCCCGCCCCGATCATCGCCCCGACCCCGATGAACGTGATGTCCGCGAGGCCCATGTCCCGCGAGAGCTCGGTCGCGACGCCGGCGTCGTCCCGCCCGTCCGCACTGGTTTCCGTCGGTCCTGTCATGAGGTATGTCCGGTTGAGAATCCGTCGGCTATCGGCCGGTTCGAGAGCCGTTGGTGGGTCGCCCTATTCGGACGCGTCGCCGACGACCCACCGCTCGTAGATCGATTTGCTACCGGTGTCGTCCCGCGCCATCAACACGGCGTTCTCGGTGCGCTGGTTCACCGAGTCCGGGACCGTGCCGAAGACGAACTGTGCGAGGAGGCCGCCGGTGGGCGAGCCGAGCACAGTCAGGTCGTAGGCGTCGGAGCGGCTGATGATGGTCTCCCCGACGTTCTCGACGGCTTCGACCGTGGCCTCGACCCGCTCGACGTCCGCCAGCGCCCGTTCGGCCGCCTCGACGATCCGGGTTCCCTCCTCGTGATCCTCGTCGCTCGCGTCCTCGGGCATGAAGTGGATCGCATCGATACGGGCGTCGGTATCGAGTGCGAGCGCGCGTGCCGCCTGCGCGGCCAGCCCCGAGTGCGGCCCGCCGCTGACCGCGAGGAGGACCGTCTCGACCGGCGTTTCGTCGGCGGCCTGCTTCTCGACGAACACCTCACACTCCGCGCGCGCGACGACCCGTTCGGCCACGTCGCCGGTGAGGAGTCGGCGGCGCTGTGATTGCCCGCCCCGGATGGCGAGCGACACGCCGTCACACTCGTAGGCCTCGACCGCGTTGAGCACCGAATCCGACTCCCGATGGGTCAGATGCACACGACCGGTCACCGGGACGCCGGTTCGCTCGACGGTCTCGACGAACCGCTCGGCCGTCTCACGCGCCGCGACCAGTTTCGGCTCGTCGGCCGCGACCGCATCGAGCGGGGTCTGACGCGCGAAGTTCACGATCGAACACACCACGAGCCCGCCGTCGCGTTCGCGCGCGATGGCCGTCGCGGTCCGGAGACGTCGCTCCGCGTCCGCCGGCATCGTTTCGCCGGCGACCGGGAGCAGGAGCCGGTAGCGGCCCTCCGGGAGGGCGTCCCCGACCCGCTCCGTTCCCGACCGGTGTCCACCATCGGTTGCGAACATACCCACGTAGAGTTGTCGCAACAGCATAAACCAAGCGCCGGGATTGTTCTTGGAGCAATATACATCCGATAAATTCAGTATCGGCGTACCGGAGTGAGGGGATCACCGTGTTGCCGTCGACTTCGTACCGGTGTTCTCACGCGAGGCGTCGACGACCCCCGCTCGCCCTAGAGCCGACACGACGGCCCGAGCCGTCTCAGCGCCAGCGCAGTATCTCGCGGAGGCGCGAGGTGATATCGAGGTTGCGCTTTGCGAGGATCACCGTGCTCTCGGCGCGCTCGCCAACGCGTTCGGGGATCGCGCCGAACACCACGCGCTGGAGGAGGCCCTCCCGGGTCGCGCCGATGATCGTGAGGTCGTGGTTCGACGACTCGTCGGTGATCGCCCCGACGATATCGTCGCCCTCGACGACCGTCGCACCGGCGTCGATCGCCTCGAAGTCGGCCAGCGCCGCTTCGAGCACCGACTCGGCATCCGCCCGGTCGGCCTCCTCGTCGTCCGGATCCACGACGCGAAGGAGTTCGACGTGCGCGTCGGTCACGCGGGCTATCGACCGGGCGACCTCGGCCGCGAGGTCGGCGTGCGGGCCGCCCGCGGTCGGGAGGAGGATCGACCCGACGGTGGGCGCGCTTCCGGGGTCGATCCGCTCGACCAGTACGTCGCAGTCGGCCTCCTGAACGACGGTGTCGACGGTGCTCCCGAGGACGACGTCGCGCCGGCGGGCACGCCAGCCACCCCAGCCCATCAGGACCGCGTCGCTACCGTACTGTTCGATGGTGTTGAGGATCGCGCGGTCGACCTGGTGGCTGATCCGCACCGTGCCGCTGACCGGGACGTCCGCGCCCTCGCCGCCGTCGGCCATCGCCATCGCCTGGTTGAGCACCTCGCGGCGCTCGTCGGTGTACTGCTGGCCCGACGCAAGCGGGGTCTGTTCGGGGAGGTTCACCACCGAGAGCACCATCACCTCGCCGTTGCGGTCGCGCGCGATGTCGGTCGCGGTCCGCATCAGGCGCTCGACGTTCTCGGGGTTCGCGATCGGCACTACGATCTGGTAGTCGCGGTCGCGGCCCGAGGGGTTCTGCTCGGCGACCGCGGTGGGGGTCTCGCGCTCGATCTCCTCGGTCGAGGGCGCACGACCCTTCCAGGCGAACCAGAAGGCGATCCCGATCGCTTCCGCGGCGAGGCCGAGCGCGATGGTTTCGAAACCGAGACTGACCACGAGGCCAACGTTGGCGAGCACGGCGAGGATCGGAACGTACGGCACCAGCGGCACGCGGAAGCCGCGTTCGAGGTCCTCGAACTTCCGGCGCGAGAAGATCACCGCGACGTTGACGGTCGAGAACCCGAGCAGGAGGAGGAAGTTCGCGACCCCGGTGATGCTCTCGAGCCCCAGATGAATCCCGAACAGCGGGAGGTCGGCGAACAGACCGAACAGCGGGTGCTCGCCGCCGGCACCCGGCACCTCGCCGAAGAAGACGCTGAAGATCAGGATGAAGGTGAAGATGAACCCGCCGGTGAGGATGGTCGCCTTGTACGGCGTGCCGTACTCGGGGTGGAGGTCCTCGAACTGGCTCGGGAGGTGGTTGCGCCGCGCGAGCGCGAGCTTGACTCGCGAACCCGCCAGTACTGTGGCGTTCGCCGCGCTCAGCATGGAGAACAGTGCGCCCACGATGATGACGTAAAAGCCGATGTTCCCCAGATAGTACTGGGCGGCGAGCGCCATCGAGACCTCGCCGTTGTTGGCGACGTACTGGGTCGGCGAGAGACCGCCGAGGTCGGTGTTCTGGGAGAGGAAGGTGAGGAACTGCTGGTCGTTGATCGCGATCACGATCACCAACACGACGAGGGCGTAGAGCACCGTCACGAAGCCCATACTGATGTAGATCGCCCGCGGGATGGTGGTACCGGGTTTCTTGATCTCGTCGGCGTTGGTGGCGATCGCCGAAAAGCCGATGAAGGTGATGAAGACCAGCGCGCTGGTGGCACCGATCTCGACGACGTTCCCGATGTTCTGGGCGAACGAGGTCGCGACGACGTCGGTGCTGAACGAGCGGAGGCCGCCGTAGAGGAAGAGGAGGAGGAGCAGGATCTTCGCGGCGGTGACGACGATCTGGAACTGGCTCGACTCCTCGCTCCCGCGGCTGTTGATGAACACGAGGAGCCCGAGGACGAGGAGCCCGGGGATCCAGTAGGGGATCCACTGGGGGATGCCCAGAACGGGGTAGATGAATCGATAGAACCAATCGGAGAAGGAGGCGAGGTAGAAGGCCGCGCTCGCGGGATAGCCCACGATCATGGTCCAGCCCATGATGTACGTCAAATTGCTCTTGAAGGTCTCGGAGACGTACATGTAGCCGCCGCCCGACTCGAAGTAGATCGAGGAGAACTCGGCGTAGGCGGCGGCGGTGAAGGCCGCGACGAGCGCCGCGAGCACGAACGAGACGATCGCGACGGTCCCGACGTTCGCGACCGCGAGCCCCGAGAGCACGAAGATACCGGCCGCGATCATCGTCCCGATACCGATCGCGAGCGCACCGAGCAGCCCGATGTTCCGGTCGAGCTCCTCGCCGATCTCCCCGCCGCCCGCCTCCGATGTACCCTCAGCCATTGTGCGTGGGATGGCTGCAGTTTATAAAAAGGCTGATGTTCGTCTCGACCGTCCGAGCACGGCTTCAGTCCTCGAACTCGGTGCGCTCGACGCCGGCGGGAGCGCGGTCGCCGTCGCTACCGGCCGTCCGATAGGCCGCCCGATACCGGGCGAGCTTTCGAAAGAGGAAGTAGCCGAAGAAGCCGTCGTAGACCACCACGAACCCGAGCAGTGCGAGGAAGTACGGGACGTCGAGGAGCCCGGCGACGATGCCGGGGACGAACGAGAGGGTGTTGTAGGTGGCGTGGATGAACACCGCGATCAGGAGACCCTTGACGACGATCGGTCCCGCCCGGTCAGGGTTGAACTTCGCGAGCCCTAGGTAGTAGCCCGAGAACGCGGCGTAGATCACGTGGCCCGGGCCGGCGATCGCCCGAACCGGCGTGATCCCGCCGCCCGCACCCAGCAGGTTGCTCGCGACCGGCGTCCCGACCGCGTTCGTGATGTAGAGCGCGTTCTCGATCGTGGCGAAGCCGAGGCCCGCGACCGCACCGTAGACCGCCCCGTCGATCACGGCGTCGAACCGCGCGCTCCGAAAGGCGTAGAGGCGAACCGCGAGCCACTTCACCGTCTCCTCGATCGGCCCGACCACGAGGTAGTAAAACCAGATCGGACCGACCAGCGGGATGACCGCGAGATACCGCCTCCCGACGCCGTTGACGACCGCCGCGAACCCCGCGAACAGGACCCCGAGCGCGAACGTCGCCGCGAGCAGCGAGACGGGTTCGGTGGTGATGTCGCTTCGCCAGACGAACACCACCAGCGCGAGCGCGGGCACGACCGACAGCAGCGTGAAGCCGGTGACGACCGGATTGGATATCTGCGAGAGGCTGCTGGACCGGACGAACTGAACGAGCAACAACACCGCGACGAGGAGGAGTATCGCACGCGCGGTCGCGCTCAGGAAGCGATAGACGAAGACTGCGACCCGGTCGAGCGGCGAGCGCACGTCCCACGTCGCGATGTCGTAGAGGTCGCGCGACCCATCGGCGCTCGATTGCACCGGGTCCCTACGGCTGGCCATACACCCGTGATGGCACCCGGCGTCTAACCGTTTCCCCTCGCCCTTCGATTCCCTTTCGAATGTCCGTCGCGACGGCCGCGCTTCGCGTCAGGCCCGTTCGCTCTCGACGTAGCGGATCCTGACGTCGAACGAGCTGACGTTGTGCGACTGGTCGAACGGGAGTGTGGTCGGTTGGACGGTTTCGTTGATCCGCTGCTGGAGGGGCTTCGCGAAGTTCGGGTCCTCGCTCCCGGTCGGCCGACTCAGGGTCACGGTGACGCTGGTGGGCTCTCGCGGCGGGATCGGGTCGTCGTACTCGAACTCGGAGTTGACCAGCACGAGGTCCTCGTAGGGCTGCTGGTTGAGGAGACCGTTGATCTCGCCGCGGACCTCCTCCTCGAACGTCGCGGTTCGATAGGAGTCGTAGGTGACGAGCCCGAGAAACGCCGACAGCACGAGGACCGCGGCGACGAGCGCCCCGACGCGTTTCCGGGTCGCGCTCTGGGCGGCGTCCGCCTGGAACCAGTGGTCGGGTCGATATCCCATATACCAGAGCACGACGAGGGCGCTGAGGTTGATCGAGAGGGTGTTGATGAGCACGATCACGGTCGCGCTGAGCACGGGGCTCGGCAGTCCCCAGGCGATCCCGATACCGATCACCCCGAGGGGCGGCACGAGCGCCGCGGCGATCATCACGCCGACGAGCGCGGCCGAGACGCCGGTCGCGAGGCTCACGCCACCCGCGACGCCCGCACCGAGGGCCACCACGAGCGCGAGCAGTCCCGGCGACGTTCGAATGCTCACCTGTTGGATCGAGAGGACGTCCGTCCCGGGCGGGGCGAGGTTCGTCGCCCGCACGAACGCGGCGAACAGCGTCGCAGCGACGACGGCCACGACGAGACCGACCACCTGGAGCTTGACCCCGCGACGGAACATCTCGTGGTCGTCGACGACGGTGCCGACCGAGGTGGCCATCGCCGGCCCGATCAGCGGGGCGATGACCATCGAGCCGACGATGATCGCCGCGTCGTTGAGGAGGAGCCCGGCCGTGGCGACGAGCGCGCTCACGACGGTCATCACCAGGAACGGACCGACGTTGGGAGCGAGCTCCTGGGCACGGCTGTGGATCTCCTCGCGCGCGATGCGCTCGTCGCTCTCGCCGTCCTCCTCGTATCGTTCCTCCAACTCGTCGAACCGCCGGGAGATCACGGTTTCGGCGTCGAGCACGATGGTGTAGGCGTCGTCGTCGATACCCGTGTTTCGGAGCCGGTCGAGAACGGGCTCGACCGCCTCCGTCGGCAGTGGGAAGTGGACCACGCCGGTGAACTCCCGGCCGCTGGTCTCCTCGGTGAGCACGTAGTCGATACCCTCGTCGTCGAGTTCCGCCAGGACGGTCTCGCGTTTGCCCGCCGGGATCGTCACCTGGACGAGTCGCACATCCGTCCGTCTCGGCGGGTCGACAAATACCCCCCGATCGCACGGAGCCGACGGGGATTTACCCGCCGGCGGTCGAGACCCGGTATGTTCGAGGGACGACCCGACCGGAGCGCCGAAGTGGTCTTCTGCGGCCGTTCGAACGTCGGGAAGTCCACGATCCTCCGCGAGCTCACGGGGCACGACTTCACGACCGGGAAGAAACCGGGCGTCACGCGCTCACCCGGCCACTACGACTGGGTCTCCGAGGACTTCGTGCTCACCGACCTCCCCGGCTTCGGGTTCATGTCGGGGGTCCCCGAGGAGGTCCGCGAGACGATCAAGACCGACGTCGTCCACTACATCGAGGACCACGCCGACGAGATCCTCGTGGGCGTGCTCGTCCTCGACGGCAAGAGCGCCGTCGACATCATCGACCGCCACGCCGACCGCGGCGAGGTCCCCCACGACGTCGAACTCTTCCACTTCCTCCAGGACGTCGGGATCCCGACCGTGGTCGCCGTCAACAAGATGGACAAGGTCGACGACCACGACGAACGCCTGAACGCGGTCTGCGACCGATTGGGGCTTCCCTCGCCGTGGCAGCAGTGGCAGGACACCGTCGCCCCCGTCACCGCGAAACGCGGTTCGATCACGCCGCTCACCGAGGCGGTCCGCACCCACCTCCACGACCAGCGCCGCGACGACCTGCTGAAGTTCTTCTAGAACCCACCTTTTGCTGCGCTCAGTCGCTTCGCTCCTTCGCTGGCAAAATGTGGATCAAAAGCGCGTCGGGTTCCCGATGGTCACCCTCGCGCCCGCTCGTTCGCCTTCGGCTCACTCGCGGTGCGACCACTATCACCTCCGCGACCGCAACCGCCCTGCACAGCATCGCACCGCCGAAGCCCTCGCCGCGCTCACTCCGTTCGCGCGACTCGCCCTTCATCCACCAGGCTCCGCATTGCCGCCACCGCCGAACCACACAACACCGCACTACGGCGACCGCACCGCACAGCCGCCGCACCGCGGCCGCACCGGCTGGCGGAAAGCCTGATACCACCGGCCCGCGAAGGCCGCCCATGAGCACGCGCGCGTGGGGCGACATGATCGCCGGCGACCGGATGGCGGTCGACCGCGAGTTCGAAGGCGAGATCGAAGAGTCCGAGTTCAACCGCCAGCAGTGGGGCCTCATCATGACCGCCGTCGAGTTCGAGATCGAGAACCCCGACGACCCCGACCGGGCACGGCTCGTCGCGAACACGGACAAACTCGGACACGTGATGGGCGAACTCGACAACCTCGACTCGCCGAACGCGATGGGCGGCGGTAGCGGGAACGGAAACGGCGGGTCGGGCGGCGGGGTCGTGGACTCGATCAAACGTTCGCTCGGGTTCGGCGGCGGTGGCGGGAACGGCGGGCGGCGCGCGGCGGCGGCGGACCTCACCGAGCGCTACGCCGAGCAGCTCCAGGCCCACCTCGAAAACAACGGCAAGTGGGAGCGCGTTCGAACGACCGCCGCGAACTAGGGACTGCCGCCGCGGAACAGGGTCCGCTCCTCGGTCTCGTAGATGTTGATGAGTTCGGTGACGATCTCGTCGTAGCTCTCCTCCTCCACCGCGAGGCGGTCGAGGCGGTCGACGGTCTCCTCGTCGAGTTCGATCTCGGGCATATCCGGGCCATCGAGCGCGACCGGCTTAACCCCGACGGTCAGAGCCGGTCGAGCAGCGCGCGCTCGACGTCCTCGGTGGTGGCCTCGCCACCCAAGTCGGGCGTTCGCGGCCCGTCGGCGAGCACCTCCAACACCGCCTGACGAACCCGTTCGGCGGCCTCGTCGTGGCCCAAAAATTCACAGCACATCGCGGCGCTCGATACCGTCGCGACGGGGTTCGCGACCCCCTCGCCCGCGATGTCGGGTGCGGTGCCGTGAACCGGCTCGAACAGCGCGCGCTCCTCGCCGATGTTCGCCGAGGGAAGGAGCCCGAGCCCGCCGACCAACCCAGCGGCGAGGTCCGAGAGCACGTCGCCCGCGAGGTTCGGACACACCACGACGTCGTACTGGGCGGGATCGAGACAGACCTGCGTCGCGAAGGCGTCCATCAACACCTCCTCGGTCGGCACCCCGCGCTCCTCGGCGACGTCGAGCACCGCTTCGCGGAACCGACCGTCCGTCTCGCGCATCACGTTCGCCTTGTGCGCCACGGTGAATCCTTCACCCTCGACGTACTCACAGGCGAACTCGGCCAGCCGGCGCGAGGCCGAATCGGTGACGACCCGCGTCAGCGTCGAGAGGTCCTCGGAGAGTCGGTCCTCGTGGCCCGCGTAGACGCCCTCGGTGTTCTCGCGCAGGAAGACGATATCCGTCTCGGGCCGGAGCGCGTCGACCCCCGGATACGCCCGCGCCGGCCGGACGTTCACGAACGACTCGACCGTCGACCGGAGCGGGAGGATGACGTCGGCGGCGGTCTCGCCCGCCGCGCCGAACAGCGTCGCGTCGCTCTCCGCGACCGCCTGCCGGGTCTCGGCGGGCAGCGCCTCGCCGGTTTCCTCGTAGACCGCATCGCCCGCGTCGTACTCCTCGAACTCGAAGTCCCCCACCGTATCGAGTACGGAGATGGCGACCGGGACGACCTCCCGACCGATGCCGTCGCCCGGGATCACGGTGATGGTCTCAGTCATCGTCGGCGAGGTAGGGTAAGGAGTTCGCGGTGTCGGCCACGGCACCCGAATTGGACTTCATCAGCGCCGTGGTGTCCCAGACGCCGTCGACGAGCGCCCGCCGCTGGGCGTCCTCGACGGTGACGGCGACTTCCTCGTCGCCGTAGCGAACGACTTCGTTCGCCACGTCGATGTCGATCTCGCCGTCGGGGTTCGTGTCGATCCAGTCCTGAATCGCCGTGACGGTTTCGTGGTCCGCCGTCACCGTCGGGATCCCGAGCGCGAGGCAGTTGCCCGCGAAGATCTCCGCGAAGCTCTCGCCGATCAGCGCGTCGATCCCCCAGCGCATCAGCGCCTGCGGGGCGTGTTCGCGCGAGGAGCCACAGCCGAAGTTGGCGTTCACGGCCATGATCGAGGCGTCGCGGAAGCGGTCCTCGTTCATCGGGTGGTCCTTCTCCTCGTCGTCGTCGTCGAAACG
This sequence is a window from Halococcus hamelinensis 100A6. Protein-coding genes within it:
- a CDS encoding DUF7557 family protein encodes the protein MPEIELDEETVDRLDRLAVEEESYDEIVTELINIYETEERTLFRGGSP
- a CDS encoding isocitrate/isopropylmalate dehydrogenase family protein, whose amino-acid sequence is MTETITVIPGDGIGREVVPVAISVLDTVGDFEFEEYDAGDAVYEETGEALPAETRQAVAESDATLFGAAGETAADVILPLRSTVESFVNVRPARAYPGVDALRPETDIVFLRENTEGVYAGHEDRLSEDLSTLTRVVTDSASRRLAEFACEYVEGEGFTVAHKANVMRETDGRFREAVLDVAEERGVPTEEVLMDAFATQVCLDPAQYDVVVCPNLAGDVLSDLAAGLVGGLGLLPSANIGEERALFEPVHGTAPDIAGEGVANPVATVSSAAMCCEFLGHDEAAERVRQAVLEVLADGPRTPDLGGEATTEDVERALLDRL
- the leuD gene encoding 3-isopropylmalate dehydratase small subunit translates to MSSADEVTVDTVERVSGTGIPIRGNDIDTDQVIPARFMKVVTFDGLGQFAFFDQRFDDDDEEKDHPMNEDRFRDASIMAVNANFGCGSSREHAPQALMRWGIDALIGESFAEIFAGNCLALGIPTVTADHETVTAIQDWIDTNPDGEIDIDVANEVVRYGDEEVAVTVEDAQRRALVDGVWDTTALMKSNSGAVADTANSLPYLADDD